The proteins below are encoded in one region of bacterium:
- the mutS gene encoding DNA mismatch repair protein MutS: MSTPMLKQYHEVKASYPGAVLFFRMGDFFETFFEDAKLVSEVLGLTLTRRNHGKDGDVPLAGFPHHQLENYLTKMTRAGYRVAVCEQVEDPRHATGIVKRAVTEVVSAGTTFSEAALDEARNNYLVSVVLDGEFAGLAYADVTTGEFFTGVLPLSELAARLFALEPSEILCAGDQQSELKPSFERTKAAITVLPHWQFTPEASSRTLTEHFGVSTLRGFGLSGLDLAVGAAGALVHYLRSSLVDRPPVLPDLQVFSTTQELVLDPATRRNLELVESLAGEARATLFSVMNRCCTGPGARLLRRWLLSPLTHVESILERQARVAYLYEHPLLIGSLADWLTGTADLQRLLSRLSTQRSSPRDALAMRNVLEKLPRLHEIFSEHRDSPLAPLLEPLKPQADLVEFLRSVLSEEPPLMVGDGRTVRAGYSTELDELRDIKKNASRWILDHQMDERGRTGISSLKVGYNKVFGYYIEITNPHKDKIPANYIRKQTLINAERYVTPELKAWEEKVLTAEEKITTLETEIWQRVREEIVSRAETLSRIARAIAELDSTLSLARIAREQNYVRPEINTGNRLKILQGRHPVVESLLPAGTGFVPNDLDIGAENFQIMILTGPNMAGKSTFLRQAALIVIMAQTGSFVPAQSAEIGIVDRIFTRIGAGDNLASGESTFLVEMTEVANILRNATPRSLVILDEVGRGTSTYDGLSLAWAITEYLHETSAVSAKTLFATHYHELNLLASQLPRVNNYRVEVEEWGDRVVFLHRISSGETDRSYGVEVARLAGLPTKVVERARTLLPTWEGQQNSAQSAPPAPAYENGAIQLTLFESDTQKAADALLALDMEHLSPRDALNKLFEIREILIENGMRKTRKRP; this comes from the coding sequence ATGTCCACTCCTATGCTGAAACAGTACCATGAGGTCAAAGCGTCCTATCCGGGTGCGGTGCTTTTTTTTCGTATGGGAGATTTCTTCGAAACGTTTTTTGAAGACGCCAAACTGGTTTCCGAAGTGCTCGGGCTGACTCTCACCCGCCGTAATCACGGCAAGGACGGCGATGTGCCGTTGGCCGGGTTTCCGCACCATCAACTCGAAAACTATCTGACTAAGATGACGCGCGCCGGCTACCGCGTAGCGGTGTGCGAGCAGGTGGAAGACCCGCGACACGCAACGGGCATCGTCAAGCGCGCGGTGACCGAAGTGGTTTCGGCGGGTACGACGTTTTCCGAAGCGGCGCTGGATGAAGCGCGCAACAACTATCTCGTTTCGGTCGTGCTCGACGGCGAGTTCGCCGGTCTGGCGTATGCGGACGTGACTACCGGAGAGTTTTTTACGGGTGTGCTGCCGCTGAGTGAACTGGCGGCGCGACTGTTTGCGCTGGAGCCTTCGGAAATTCTCTGCGCCGGAGATCAGCAGAGCGAATTGAAACCCAGCTTCGAGCGCACTAAGGCGGCCATCACGGTTCTGCCGCACTGGCAGTTCACCCCCGAAGCGTCGTCCCGCACGCTGACTGAGCACTTCGGAGTCTCCACGCTGCGGGGATTCGGCCTGTCCGGGCTTGATCTGGCGGTAGGCGCGGCGGGCGCGCTGGTGCATTACCTGCGCTCGAGCCTCGTCGACAGGCCGCCGGTGCTGCCCGATTTGCAGGTGTTCAGCACCACGCAGGAACTGGTGCTCGATCCGGCCACGCGGCGCAATCTGGAACTGGTGGAATCTCTGGCCGGAGAAGCCCGCGCCACGTTGTTCTCAGTGATGAACCGCTGCTGCACCGGCCCCGGTGCGCGGCTGCTCAGGCGCTGGCTGCTTTCGCCGCTGACGCATGTCGAGAGTATTCTCGAACGCCAGGCACGCGTGGCCTACCTGTATGAGCATCCGCTGCTCATCGGCTCGCTCGCCGATTGGCTGACCGGAACGGCGGACTTGCAGCGGTTACTGTCACGGTTGTCCACGCAGCGCTCTTCGCCGCGCGATGCCCTGGCGATGCGCAACGTGCTCGAAAAGCTGCCGCGCCTGCATGAGATTTTCAGCGAGCACCGGGACTCCCCGCTCGCGCCGCTGCTCGAGCCGCTGAAGCCGCAGGCGGATCTGGTGGAATTCCTGCGCAGTGTGCTCAGTGAGGAGCCGCCGCTTATGGTCGGAGATGGCCGCACGGTTCGCGCGGGCTATTCAACCGAACTGGATGAGCTGCGCGACATCAAGAAAAACGCCAGCCGCTGGATTCTCGATCACCAGATGGACGAGCGCGGCCGCACGGGCATTTCCTCGCTCAAGGTCGGCTACAACAAGGTGTTCGGCTATTACATCGAGATCACCAACCCGCACAAGGATAAAATCCCGGCCAATTACATCCGCAAGCAGACGCTGATCAACGCTGAGCGCTACGTCACTCCCGAACTGAAGGCGTGGGAGGAGAAGGTCCTCACCGCCGAAGAAAAGATCACCACGCTGGAAACGGAAATCTGGCAGCGCGTGCGCGAGGAGATTGTGTCACGCGCCGAAACCCTGTCGCGCATTGCCCGCGCCATTGCCGAATTGGATTCCACCCTCAGCCTGGCCCGCATTGCCCGCGAGCAGAACTACGTGCGGCCCGAAATCAACACCGGCAACCGGCTGAAGATTCTTCAGGGCCGCCATCCTGTGGTCGAATCGCTGTTGCCGGCGGGAACCGGTTTTGTGCCCAATGATCTCGATATCGGTGCGGAAAATTTTCAGATCATGATCCTCACCGGCCCGAACATGGCCGGAAAGTCCACCTTCCTGCGGCAGGCGGCGCTGATTGTGATCATGGCTCAAACCGGATCGTTCGTCCCGGCGCAGTCCGCCGAGATCGGCATCGTCGACCGCATCTTCACGCGCATCGGAGCGGGAGATAATCTGGCCTCCGGCGAGTCCACTTTCCTTGTGGAGATGACCGAGGTCGCCAATATTCTGCGCAATGCCACGCCCCGCTCGCTGGTGATCCTTGATGAAGTCGGTCGAGGCACCTCCACGTACGATGGTCTGTCTCTCGCTTGGGCGATAACGGAATATCTGCACGAAACGTCTGCGGTTTCGGCCAAAACCCTCTTTGCCACGCACTACCATGAGCTGAACCTGCTGGCCAGCCAGCTCCCCCGGGTGAACAATTATCGCGTCGAGGTAGAGGAGTGGGGAGATCGCGTCGTCTTTTTGCACCGCATTTCATCGGGCGAAACGGATCGCTCTTACGGTGTGGAAGTGGCTCGTCTGGCAGGACTTCCCACAAAAGTCGTGGAACGGGCACGAACGCTGCTGCCAACGTGGGAAGGTCAACAAAATAGTGCGCAATCGGCTCCGCCCGCTCCGGCTTACGAGAATGGCGCGATTCAGCTAACTCTATTTGAATCCGATACTCAGAAAGCCGCCGATGCCCTCCTTGCCCTGGACATGGAGCACTTAAGTCCTCGGGATGCGCTTAATAAACTATTCGAAATTAGAGAGATACTCATCGAAAATGGGATGCGCAAGACCCGAAAAAGACCTTGA